A DNA window from Hordeum vulgare subsp. vulgare chromosome 1H, MorexV3_pseudomolecules_assembly, whole genome shotgun sequence contains the following coding sequences:
- the LOC123404246 gene encoding ankyrin-1-like gives MERSDPMLATPSITGVAPLSSSNALAVALWDAQQLEVMSSSNDSPAATGGDTKPAPINPLLLASASFGSWTALNYLLSQEDKQAPPMIQPTQVFLDLLIGYPAGNTTKGRLTVQQTSEDVENVVDQPASSKAALLLKGVTANGDTALHVIASNGDSKEFLKCAIIIFKRDQDLLFAVNNKDDTPLHCAARAGMSQMLSFLVELAENCNRLHELLRKENVLKETALHDAVRIGRNDTVELLLGADPDLANYPKEGTSPLYLAISLQRYTIAQTLHDKSNGNLSYHGPYGQNALHAATFRSTGVTKHVLNWNSSQRWEYTPSLCFCFQAS, from the exons ATGGAGAGGTCTGACCCGATGTTGGCGACGCCGTCGATCACCGGAGTTGCACCTCTTAGCTCGTCAAATGCTCTGGCGGTTGCCCTTTGGGATGCCCAGCAGTTGGAGGTGATGTCTTCCAGTAATGATTCCCCCGCTGCCACTGGCGGGGACACGAAGCCGGCGCCCATAAATCCCTTGCTGCTGGCATCGGCAAGTTTTGGCTCCTGGACGGCACTGAATTATCTTCTAAGCCAGGAAGACAAACAAGCACCACCGATGATCCAGCCTACTCAGGTATTTCTTGACTTGCTAATAGGATACCCTGCCGGcaacaccaccaaaggaagattgACGGTACAGCAAACTTCTGAAGATGTAGAAAATGTCGTTGATCAGCCTGCTTCATCCAAGGCAGCTCTGCTTCTCAAGGGCGTCACCGCCAATGGAGACACTGCACTACATGTGATTGCGAGCAACGGCGACAGCAAAGAATTCTTGAAGTGTGCAATCATCATCTTCAAAAGGGACCAAGACCTCCTGTTTGCAGTGAATAATAAGGATGACACTCCCTTGCATTGTGCCGCCAGAGCCGGTATGTCCCAAATGCTCTCTTTTCTTGTTGAACTTGCTGAAAATTGCAACAGGTTGCACGAGCTCCTGAGAAAGGAGAATGTGCTCAAGGAGACAGCCTTGCATGACGCGGTCCGCATTGGAAGAAATGATACTGTGGAGCTTCTGTTGGGGGCTGATCCTGATTTGGCTAATTACCCTAAAGAAGGCACTTCCCCATTGTACCTCGCAATTTCACTGCAAAGATATACTATTGCACAGACCCTGCATGACAAGAGCAATGGAAATCTCTCATACCACGGACCCTATGGGCAAAATGCGCTACATGCTGCAACTTTTCGAAGCACAG GGGTCACAAAACATGTATTGAACTGGAATAGTAGCCAAAGATGGGAATACACCCCTTCACTTTGCTTCTGTTTTCAGGCATCCTGA
- the LOC123395143 gene encoding LOW QUALITY PROTEIN: ankyrin repeat-containing protein ITN1-like (The sequence of the model RefSeq protein was modified relative to this genomic sequence to represent the inferred CDS: inserted 1 base in 1 codon; substituted 1 base at 1 genomic stop codon), translating to MIIPESWPVTLHRTGRPLHKQTRWTLELGTTSTRGGRTCVYSSAISIVPIVTPPSARAIASICLRMTSSASGVAASTSRWVTGSKNSLRCKDTTPSSINPLLLASACLGSSAALHFLFEREDKHELPMLMPTQVFLDLLVRCTLDRSSRRGLTDVEAGVDQHVLPSVPFHGIDDGIDHLELPTVASLGIEDAADQPPLHEAAFNINVQDGVDQPALLAAAWLLKGVTARGDTALHAVASHGHNPEFLKCVSIIDERDRDLLCAINNKGDTPLHCAARSGRPQMVSHLTLNXLKIAIACKXLLRMENKLMETALHDAVRIGNEHIVKILLKADPNLANYPNESTSPLYLAILLERNGIAWTLYNMSDGNLSYQGSHGKNVLHAAVLQGTAMTKCVLTWNNSLTTHGDRDGSTPLHLASSLRCSNRFQQSTDQRIHMELASVEGKHSFLCRDQIYGKYTQPINSKDMISEEEKVKDASQMLGIGSVLIATVAFGVTFALPGGYRADDHINGGTPTLVGRYTLDAFMMANALAFICSSIATIGLMFSGSSIVKLVSGQINLRTSVFFVSSSLTSLAAAFALGVYMVLAPVAHDTAIAVCAFTPLAVLYKNAEFLVKLGILARPLRLRVGLARAIKKISIIIIITLLKELWPFILIFAWAAIARKLRNHR from the exons ATGATAATTCCTGAAAGCTGGCCGGTTACGCTGCACAGGACCGGTCGCCCCCTCCATAAACAGACCAGGTGGACCCTTGAACTCGGCACGACCAGCACCCGTGGAGGACGAACCTGTGTGTATTCCAGCGCCATAAGCATTGTACCCATCGTCACCCCACCGTCCGCGCGAGCCATTGCGTCCATCTGCCTGCGGATGACCTCGTCCGCCTCCGGCGTCGCCGCGTCCACGAGCCGCTGG GTGACTGGTAGCAAGAATTCCCTCAGGTGTAAGGATACGACCCCGTCGTCCATAAATCCCCTGCTCCTAGCATCGGCGTGCCTTGGCTCCTCGGCAGCACTACATTTCCTTTTTGAAAGGGAAGACAAACATGAGCTACCAATGTTGATGCCTACTCAAGTATTTCTTGACTTGCTAGTTAGATGCACCCTTGATAGAAGCAGTAGAAGAGGATTGACCGATGTGGAAGCTGGTGTTGATCAACATGTTTTGCCATCAGTACCATTCCATGGCATAGATGATGGCATTGATCATCTTGAATTGCCTACAGTAGCTTCTCTTGGCATAGAAGATGCCGCAGATCAGCCTCCTTTGCATGAAGCAGCTTTCAACATAAACGTACAAGATGGTGTCGATCAACCTGCTTTGCTAGCAGCAGCATGGCTTCTCAAGGGTGTCACTGCTAGGGGGGACACCGCACTACACGCGGTTGCAAGCCATGGACACAACCCGGAATTCTTGAAGTGTGTTAGCATCATTGATGAGAGGGACAGAGACCTACTTTGTGCGATAAATAACAAGGGCGACACACCCTTGCATTGTGCTGCCAGATCTGGCAGGCCACAAATGGTTTCTCATCTCACACTGAACTAGCTCAAAATCGCAATAGCCTGCA AACTCTTGAGGATGGAGAACAAGCTTATGGAGACGGCCTTGCATGATGCTGTCCGCATTGGAAATGAACATATTGTGAAGATTCTACTGAAGGCCGATCCtaacttggctaattatcctaatgAAAGCACTTCACCATTGTACCTAGCAATTTTACTAGAAAGGAATGGAATTGCATGGACACTATACAATATGAGTGATGGGAATCTGTCGTATCAAGGATCGCATGGGAAGAATGTGCTGCATGCTGCGGTTCTTCAAGGCACGG CGATGACAAAATGTGTGTTAACTTGGAATAATAGCCTTACCACTCATGGGGATAGAGATGGGAGCACACCTCTTCACCTGGCTTCATCCCTCCGGTGTTCCAACAGATTCCAGCAA AGCACCGACCAGAGGATACACATGGAGCTCGCATCGGTTGAAGGCAAACATAGTTTTCTTTGTAGGGATCAGATTTATGGAAAATATACTCAGCCAATTAATTCAAAGGACATGATCAGTGAAGAAGAGAAGGTGAAAGATGCAAGCCAAATGCTTGGCATTGGTTCAGTTTTAATAGCAACTGTTGCCTTCGGTGTAACTTTTGCTCTCCCTGGAGGTTACAGAGCGGATGACCATATAAATGGAGGCACACCAACACTCGTTGGGAGGTATACGTTGGACGCATTCATGATGGCAAACGCATTAGCCTTTATTTGCTCGTCAATAGCTACCATTGGTCTCATGTTCTCCGGATCTTCTATTGTTAAGTTGGTGAGCGGCCAAATCAACTTACGCACATCTGTGTTCTTCGTGTCAAGCTCGCTCACAAGTTTGGCTGCTGCTTTTGCACTGGGTGTGTACATGGTGCTAGCTCCGGTTGCTCATGATACTGCCATTGCGGTCTGTGCATTTACTCCACTTGCAGTGTTATACAAAAATGCTGAGTTCTTAGTGAAGTTGGGTATTCTCGCACGCCCATTGCGCCTTAGGGTGGGCCTAGCTCGTGCAATAAAGAAAATATCAATTATTATAATCATCACATTGTTGAAAGAACTTTGGCCCTTCATACTTATCTTTGCTTGGGCCGCAATTGCAAGAAAGCTACGGAACCACCGATAA